ATGAGGCAGTGACAATAAAAGGGATGACCCCGCTACACGGGGCCATCCCTTTATTCGAGTCAAGTCTTGCAACACTTACGTGTTCACAACCGCTGTAATCTCTTCGTCCAGCTCCAGCCGTACATCTTCACGGTAGGCACGGATGCCGTATTCGCTGTGTACGTAGCGAAGAATAGACTCAATCATGTTGGACTCCACCAGGTACTGGCTTCTTCCCTGTATCCAGACCTCTGCGGTGTAGCCGGTGTCCTCGTCCCAGCTCAGTTCCACCTGGACTTCCTCCACCCGCACAGCCTTACGTTCCGCCATATGCAGGCAGATCGCATTGATAATCTCGTCCATGCTGAGAACAGTAACACCCATTAGTAGCGTCCGTCTCTTTCTTCCAGCCGGCGCCGCTCCTGTCTGCGCTTGAAGAAGGACATAATCAGCGTAATTACGAAGTAGATGGCCAGCATGTTAATCAGGAATCCGATGATATTTCCAAAAGCGCCCATGCCGGCGAACATTCCGCCGAAGAGGAAGCCGGCGATCCCGCCGATCATCAGGCCTTTCATCAGGCTGCCGCCGCTGAAGAAGCCGCGGTTCGCGTTCGCTGCAGTTCCGTTGGTGTTGCTTTTGGTGCTATCGCTTTGTTTCACATTATTTGTGGTTGATTTCTTCGGGGTCGTCGTGAATCCCCGGCTTCCTGATTTGAAGCCCCCGCCGCCGCGGCGGGCATCTGCGAAGTCAGGAACAGTGACAGCGAAGAACAGCGTGAAGGCCATAACGATCATCATTACACGTTTCATTGGTTTCATTGAGTACAAGAACCTCCTAGAAGTTTGGTAACACCCAGTTTACCCGGCTGTTGCCCGGTAATACGCAGAGCGGAGGCTGAGGTTTCAAATTTTAATAAATAAGAATTTACATAAAAAATGCGCGGGTCCGGGACCCGCGCAAACAGCAGTATCAGAGAGTTGCCTTAGTCCGCGTATCCGTCCGAGACAAGCTCAAGCGCTCCGGTAGCCGGATCGATGATCATGCCGTGAATAGGTACGTTTGGGGGGAGTAAGGGATGGCGCTTAATCAGCTCCACAGTCTGAATTACCCCCTCCTCGACATTGTCAAACCCGCGCAGCCATTTCGTCAGCTTAATTCCCGAATTCTCCAGCGTGCTGAGCACTTCATCGGAGACGCCGCGCTCCTTGATGGAGTTAATCATCTTGTCCGCGTTCAGGGAAGCCATGCCGCATTCATAATGCCCGACGACGATGACTTCGTCTGCATCCAGCTCGTATAGCGCAACCATGACGCTGCGCATGACACTGCCGAACGGCTGGGAGATGACGGCTCCGGCGTTCTTGATGATTTTGACATCACCGTTCTTGAAATTCATGGCCTTGGGCAGAAGCTCAACAAGCCGTGTGTCCATGCAGGTGATGATCAGCATTTTTTTATCCGGGAAGCGGCTGGTCAGATAGCTCTCGTATGCCTTTTCCTCTACAAAATGCTTGTTGAACTCCATAATGTCTGTAATCTGACTCATGAGCATGCGCCTCCTTAATTGATTAAACTGTAATCCATTGTACTGCGTCTAGCCGTGAACATAAAGGGCTTCCTGTAATCAAATTTTGCAAAATCTAAGCGGAGCCTGTCTCCGCGCCTGTGAGCCGTTAACTAATTCAAATTTGAAGAGATATCGCCCGAATTTGATTATAGCGATTATAAAAAGTATCATCAAGAGGAGTAGAAAAAAATGACAAGGCAGGTGCTCAGACATGGAACAGCAGGTCCGGGAACAATGGGATAAATTCAGCGAGTTATTATCTAAAATCAAAGGCTATTATGAAGCAATTGGACTTCTGGGCTGGGATCTGCGTACAGGTGCGCCCCGCAAAGGCGTAGAGATCCGTTCCGCCACGCTTGGTATGCTGAGTGCAGAGGCGTTCAAACTCCAGGTATCGGAAGAGATCAGGGCGTTCACAGAGTATCTCAGCCGCCCCGAAGTAGCGGAGCAACTGGATAGCAATCAGAATAAGATTGTGAAGGATACCCGCAAGGAGTACCAGCGCAGTAAGAGCATTCCGTCCAAGACCTTCGAGGAATATTCGGTGCTCACCGCCCATGCGCAGACCGTCTGGGAAGAGGCTAAGGATGAGAATGATTTCGCCTCCTTCGAGCCGTATCTGACCAAGATTGTGGCCCTCAAACAAGAATTCATTGATTATTGGGGTGTGCAAGGCTCGCGTTATGACACATTGCTGGATATGTACGAGCCGGATTTGACGGTTGAGAAGGTGGATGCCATCTTCACCCGTTTGCGCAGCCGTCTTGTACCGCTGGCCGAAGCGATCAATGCCTCGCCGAACAAGCCGGACACCGGATTTCTGAGCCAGATCTTCCCCAAGGAGCAACAGGAGAAATTCGGCCTCTTCTTACTTGAGCAGATGGGGTATGATTTCGAGGCAGGACGTCTGGATGAGAGTGTGCATCCGTTCGCTACCGGCCTGAACCCCGGCGATGTACGCATCACAACGAACTATCTGCTAGACAATGTGACCAGCTCCATCTTCAGCTCGCTGCATGAGGGCGGACATGCCCTGTACGAGCAGAATTTCGGAGAAGAGCTGATTGGTACACCGCTGGCACAGGGTGCTTCCATGGGAATTCATGAATCCCAGTCCAGGCTGTGGGAGAATATGATCGGCCGCAGCCGGGCTTTCTGGCAGCGTTACTATGGCGATCTGCAGCAGCATTTCCCGGAGCAGCTTGCGGACGTGGAGATGGAAGACTTTTACCGGGCGATCAACAGTGTAGGCAACTCCTTCATTCGGATCGAAGCTGATGAACTAACGTATAACCTGCATATTATTGTGCGCTATGAGATTGAGAAGCTGATTTTCAATGAAGGGCTTGAAGTCAAGGACCTGCCTAAGACCTGGAACGCGAAGTATCAGGAATACTTAGGGATTACACCACCGACGGATGCGCTTGGCGTGCTCCAGGATGTTCATTGGTCCGGTGGAGATTTCGGCTATTTCGCTTCCTATTCCTTGGGTAACATGTATGCAGCCCAGATGTTGAACACCCTGCGTAAGGAGCTGCCGGAGTTCGAGGAGCTGATTGCCGCCGGTAACCTGCTGCCGATCAAGGAATGGCTGACGGGCAAGGTATACCGCTACGGCCAGAGCCTGACCCCTTCGCAGATTATTGAGCAAGTCACAGGCGAACCGCTTAATCCCGATTATCTGGCAGATTATCTGGAAGCGAAGTATGCGGAGCTCTATAAGCTATAAGCTAAAAGACTTGCAGCAACAGCTAATGATGGCTGCTTAGGCGATTGAATGATACAGCAGCAGCCTGCCCTGCGGCATCCGTAAGCTGGAAGGACTTCGGAGAAACGGCTATAATAGAAGGAAACCGCAAACGGAAGGAATCGTGGTATGGCTAATACTCACACTTACAGCCGCAAGGAAGAAGTTGCTAATGCGGTTACTCACGGGATCGGCGCTGTCTTAAGCATTGCTGCATTGGTGCTGCTGGTCGTATACGCTGCTCAGAATGGCACAGCCTGGCATGTAGTCAGTTTCTCCATTTATGGCGCTACTATGCTGCTGCTGTATTTTAATTCAACGATGGTGCATAGTCTCAGGGAGGGGAAAGCGAAGGATTTCTTTGAATTTCTTGACCATTCCTCAATTTATTTATTCATTGCCGGAACGTATACCCCGTTCATGCTGGTGGCGATCCGCGGACCGCTGGGCTGGACTTTATTTGGTATCGCTTGGGGCGTGGCGGTATTCGGTGTTTTCTTCAAGGCCTTTTTCGTCAAAAAATTCCTGTTCATGTCCACCATCTTCTATATTGCGATGGGCTGGATGATCGTAATCGCCTGGAGCCCTCTGTCCCAGGCTGTTGCCAGCGGCGGGATGACACTGCTGGTAGCAGGGGGGCTGATGTACACGCTCGGCACCGTCTTTTATGTATGGCGGGGCTTCCCGTATCATCATGCGATCTGGCATTTATTCGTGCTTGCCGGAACCGTCTTGCACTTCTTCGTTGTATTGTTATATATTCTCCCTATTCATTAAAAGC
The window above is part of the Paenibacillus sp. FSL H8-0048 genome. Proteins encoded here:
- a CDS encoding YxcD family protein, with product MGVTVLSMDEIINAICLHMAERKAVRVEEVQVELSWDEDTGYTAEVWIQGRSQYLVESNMIESILRYVHSEYGIRAYREDVRLELDEEITAVVNT
- a CDS encoding beta-class carbonic anhydrase yields the protein MSQITDIMEFNKHFVEEKAYESYLTSRFPDKKMLIITCMDTRLVELLPKAMNFKNGDVKIIKNAGAVISQPFGSVMRSVMVALYELDADEVIVVGHYECGMASLNADKMINSIKERGVSDEVLSTLENSGIKLTKWLRGFDNVEEGVIQTVELIKRHPLLPPNVPIHGMIIDPATGALELVSDGYAD
- a CDS encoding carboxypeptidase M32 → MEQQVREQWDKFSELLSKIKGYYEAIGLLGWDLRTGAPRKGVEIRSATLGMLSAEAFKLQVSEEIRAFTEYLSRPEVAEQLDSNQNKIVKDTRKEYQRSKSIPSKTFEEYSVLTAHAQTVWEEAKDENDFASFEPYLTKIVALKQEFIDYWGVQGSRYDTLLDMYEPDLTVEKVDAIFTRLRSRLVPLAEAINASPNKPDTGFLSQIFPKEQQEKFGLFLLEQMGYDFEAGRLDESVHPFATGLNPGDVRITTNYLLDNVTSSIFSSLHEGGHALYEQNFGEELIGTPLAQGASMGIHESQSRLWENMIGRSRAFWQRYYGDLQQHFPEQLADVEMEDFYRAINSVGNSFIRIEADELTYNLHIIVRYEIEKLIFNEGLEVKDLPKTWNAKYQEYLGITPPTDALGVLQDVHWSGGDFGYFASYSLGNMYAAQMLNTLRKELPEFEELIAAGNLLPIKEWLTGKVYRYGQSLTPSQIIEQVTGEPLNPDYLADYLEAKYAELYKL
- the trhA gene encoding PAQR family membrane homeostasis protein TrhA, whose protein sequence is MANTHTYSRKEEVANAVTHGIGAVLSIAALVLLVVYAAQNGTAWHVVSFSIYGATMLLLYFNSTMVHSLREGKAKDFFEFLDHSSIYLFIAGTYTPFMLVAIRGPLGWTLFGIAWGVAVFGVFFKAFFVKKFLFMSTIFYIAMGWMIVIAWSPLSQAVASGGMTLLVAGGLMYTLGTVFYVWRGFPYHHAIWHLFVLAGTVLHFFVVLLYILPIH